One genomic segment of Aquipluma nitroreducens includes these proteins:
- a CDS encoding RrF2 family transcriptional regulator, whose product MLGKTTEYAIRALVYIYIQNIEGERPGFKEIAKKIDSPEQFTGKVLQNLTRANIVSSMKGRGGGFFFHEPTHPITLFKVIEAVEGKEYFSKCGFGLKRCDTNNPCPLHADYAPVRDSFFKMVNEKTIQSLANKINKREATLNRL is encoded by the coding sequence ATGCTTGGAAAAACAACTGAATATGCAATACGGGCTTTGGTATACATCTACATACAAAACATAGAAGGAGAAAGGCCTGGTTTTAAGGAAATTGCCAAGAAGATTGATTCACCGGAACAATTTACTGGAAAAGTTCTGCAAAACTTAACCCGTGCCAATATTGTGTCTTCAATGAAAGGCCGGGGAGGTGGCTTTTTCTTTCATGAACCAACACACCCGATAACCTTATTTAAAGTGATAGAAGCAGTGGAAGGCAAAGAATATTTTTCAAAATGTGGTTTCGGGTTAAAGCGCTGTGATACCAACAATCCCTGTCCTCTACACGCTGATTATGCACCGGTAAGAGATTCATTTTTTAAGATGGTTAACGAAAAGACCATACAGTCGCTGGCTAATAAAATTAACAAACGCGAGGCTACATTAAACAGATTATAA
- a CDS encoding aspartate/glutamate racemase family protein: MKRIGIIGGLGPEATVDYYKEIINAFKNGNGDLDYPEIIIYSVNMAHFIGLMREKKYEQATAYISEKIEGLKQAGADFAALSANTPHQLFDQLRERSGIPLISIVEATCNEAKSKELKRAGLFGTEFTMNASFFPDVFKKKGIEVIMPGEEDKELINYKLFSEIELGIFKDETRELLIGIIEKMVREQHIDSLILGCTEFPLILTAETYAGIPILNTTKIHVESIAKYCRESQ; encoded by the coding sequence ATGAAACGAATCGGAATTATTGGAGGATTAGGACCCGAGGCAACCGTTGACTATTACAAGGAAATTATCAATGCCTTTAAAAACGGGAATGGAGATCTGGATTATCCAGAAATCATCATTTACAGTGTGAATATGGCACATTTCATTGGGTTGATGAGAGAAAAAAAATATGAACAGGCCACAGCATATATTTCTGAAAAGATAGAAGGCTTGAAACAGGCTGGAGCTGATTTTGCTGCCCTCAGTGCGAATACGCCACACCAGCTATTTGACCAATTAAGGGAAAGGTCTGGAATCCCGTTGATCAGTATTGTTGAAGCCACCTGCAACGAAGCGAAAAGTAAAGAGCTAAAACGGGCCGGTTTGTTTGGAACTGAATTTACCATGAACGCATCTTTCTTTCCTGATGTTTTTAAAAAGAAAGGCATTGAAGTGATTATGCCTGGCGAGGAAGACAAAGAGTTGATTAATTATAAACTGTTCAGCGAAATTGAACTGGGCATTTTCAAAGATGAAACACGGGAACTGCTGATCGGAATCATAGAAAAGATGGTCAGAGAACAACATATCGACTCTCTGATTCTGGGTTGCACTGAGTTCCCGTTAATTCTGACTGCGGAAACTTATGCCGGTATTCCCATTTTAAACACAACCAAAATCCACGTCGAATCGATTGCAAAGTATTGTCGAGAAAGTCAATAA
- a CDS encoding ferredoxin reductase domain-containing protein produces the protein MQHTTKIIEKSWLTHDVIRLRLERPMNYSFDAGQAIEVSLENPRFQGENAPFTLTGLSSEKYLELILKVYAEHNGMTLEISKLKEGDRLIISDAWDSYKNLGPGLFIAGGTGITPFVAILRQLNVENRVAGSQLLFANKTEKDIFLQQELGQMLGKNFINILSREKKDNFLYGHINPEILKDQISRPNQPFYICGPGNFAEQIRDQLLELGIDKDMIIISY, from the coding sequence ATGCAACATACTACAAAAATAATTGAAAAGAGCTGGTTAACACACGACGTGATTCGCCTGAGGCTGGAGAGGCCAATGAATTATTCATTCGATGCAGGACAAGCCATTGAAGTTTCGCTTGAGAATCCACGTTTCCAGGGAGAGAATGCCCCATTTACCTTAACCGGGTTAAGCAGTGAAAAGTATCTCGAACTGATCTTGAAAGTTTACGCCGAACACAACGGGATGACGCTGGAAATATCGAAATTAAAGGAAGGCGACAGGCTCATTATCAGTGATGCCTGGGATTCGTATAAAAATCTGGGGCCGGGATTGTTTATTGCAGGCGGTACTGGAATTACTCCCTTTGTCGCGATACTGCGCCAGCTAAATGTCGAAAACAGAGTGGCCGGAAGCCAATTGCTTTTTGCCAACAAAACCGAAAAGGATATTTTTCTTCAGCAAGAGCTTGGCCAGATGCTTGGGAAAAACTTTATTAACATTTTATCGCGCGAGAAAAAAGACAATTTTTTATACGGACACATTAATCCTGAAATTCTGAAAGATCAGATTTCAAGGCCCAATCAGCCCTTTTACATCTGTGGTCCGGGTAATTTTGCTGAACAGATCCGCGATCAATTACTGGAACTGGGCATCGATAAAGATATGATCATTATAAGTTACTAG
- a CDS encoding DUF488 domain-containing protein, translating to MIKIKRAYLEPEEDDMRILVDRLWPRGLTKEKANIDLWMKDVAPSTELRKWFSHDIEKWEEFKRRYLDELNENKESVAILKEQLNKGNVTLIFGARDELHNEAIVLKELLSC from the coding sequence ATGATTAAAATCAAAAGGGCATATCTGGAGCCTGAAGAAGATGATATGCGGATTCTGGTTGACCGGCTCTGGCCGCGCGGACTGACCAAAGAAAAGGCAAACATTGATTTATGGATGAAAGATGTTGCCCCAAGTACAGAACTTCGAAAGTGGTTTAGTCATGACATCGAAAAATGGGAAGAATTCAAAAGACGCTATTTGGACGAACTCAACGAAAACAAAGAGTCAGTAGCGATTCTGAAAGAACAGTTAAACAAAGGAAATGTAACATTAATTTTTGGTGCCAGAGATGAATTACACAACGAGGCGATTGTCCTCAAAGAGCTTTTGAGTTGCTAA
- a CDS encoding c-type cytochrome — protein MKKEIFLATGLVLSICVSGSTPEKEPGRNTEHETVLETKTSINLTENFQTPAKVVSPGEKLFKDKGCTVCHQLNTKLVGPPLKTIATAYTNNKKGLVAFLKDSGKPIVDPSQASVMHPQIAITKALPANELDAIVDYILSIK, from the coding sequence ATGAAAAAAGAAATATTTCTCGCAACAGGTCTGGTTTTATCGATTTGCGTATCAGGTAGTACGCCTGAAAAAGAACCCGGCAGAAACACAGAACATGAAACCGTCTTAGAAACAAAAACATCAATAAATTTGACAGAGAATTTTCAGACGCCTGCTAAAGTTGTTAGTCCCGGAGAAAAACTTTTTAAAGATAAAGGCTGCACAGTTTGCCATCAGTTAAATACAAAATTAGTGGGTCCTCCGTTAAAAACGATTGCAACGGCCTACACCAATAATAAGAAAGGTTTAGTCGCCTTCTTAAAAGATTCAGGCAAGCCTATCGTTGATCCATCCCAGGCATCTGTCATGCATCCGCAAATTGCTATTACCAAGGCATTACCGGCTAACGAACTGGATGCAATAGTCGACTATATTCTATCAATCAAGTAA
- a CDS encoding nuclear transport factor 2 family protein: MSNTPEQQEILDLSKQKWLWMSDKNVDLLNVLFDAKAMFVHMGGTWGTEREIKIIKSGFIWYKKAEVYSASVTFFGNTAILLNDIDLVAVVGGNEVVNPFMVTEVYLKFGVNNLLPFSNRNTKIWLSNLTRQNP, translated from the coding sequence ATGAGTAACACACCTGAACAACAGGAAATCCTTGACTTATCCAAACAAAAATGGTTATGGATGTCAGATAAAAATGTCGATTTATTAAATGTACTATTCGATGCAAAAGCCATGTTTGTTCATATGGGGGGAACGTGGGGAACAGAGCGGGAAATTAAAATTATTAAATCCGGATTTATTTGGTATAAAAAAGCCGAAGTTTACTCAGCTTCAGTTACTTTCTTCGGGAATACGGCCATACTGTTGAATGACATCGATTTGGTGGCAGTGGTTGGAGGAAACGAAGTCGTTAATCCTTTTATGGTGACGGAGGTTTATCTCAAATTTGGTGTTAATAACTTGTTGCCTTTCTCCAATCGGAATACAAAGATTTGGCTCTCAAATTTAACCCGGCAGAACCCATAA
- a CDS encoding aldo/keto reductase, whose amino-acid sequence MEKVKLNNGIEMPVLGFGVMQIMGDECETAVLNAIEAGYRLFDTAELYGNEQAVGNAIKRSGIPREELFIATKFGSKEAGYEKTIAAFQRSLEALQLDYIDLYLIHQPFGDIFGSWRAMQYLYNEGKIKAIGVCNFLPDRLMDLIANSGFIPAVNQIEAHPYQQQIETQQFLQDNGVQIEAWSPFAEGMNDIFNNEVLAAIAAKYNKTVAQVILRWLTQRGVVAIPKSGRKERMIENISIFDFRLSDEDIQRIQTLDTKQSMYFDHRNPAIVKWMSEYGWLNS is encoded by the coding sequence ATGGAAAAAGTAAAATTGAACAACGGAATAGAAATGCCGGTTTTGGGATTTGGAGTTATGCAAATTATGGGCGATGAATGCGAGACTGCAGTACTTAATGCAATTGAAGCAGGGTATCGTTTATTTGATACCGCTGAACTTTATGGAAATGAACAGGCAGTTGGAAATGCTATTAAAAGAAGCGGTATTCCAAGAGAAGAATTGTTTATAGCGACCAAATTTGGTAGTAAGGAAGCAGGCTACGAAAAGACTATAGCTGCTTTTCAAAGATCACTTGAAGCACTTCAGCTCGACTATATCGACTTGTATCTAATTCACCAGCCTTTTGGTGATATCTTTGGCTCGTGGCGTGCTATGCAGTATCTGTATAATGAAGGAAAAATTAAGGCAATAGGTGTATGTAATTTTTTACCCGACAGGTTGATGGACTTAATTGCTAACAGTGGTTTTATACCTGCCGTTAACCAGATAGAAGCCCACCCTTACCAACAGCAAATTGAAACCCAACAATTTTTACAGGATAATGGTGTACAGATTGAAGCCTGGAGTCCGTTTGCCGAGGGAATGAATGATATATTCAATAATGAAGTTCTGGCCGCTATTGCAGCGAAGTACAATAAAACTGTTGCCCAGGTAATCCTCCGCTGGTTAACTCAAAGAGGTGTGGTTGCGATTCCTAAGTCAGGACGAAAAGAAAGAATGATTGAAAACATCAGCATTTTTGATTTTAGATTATCTGATGAAGATATACAGCGTATCCAAACTTTAGATACCAAACAAAGCATGTATTTTGACCACCGTAACCCTGCTATTGTAAAATGGATGAGCGAATACGGATGGTTAAACAGTTAG
- a CDS encoding helix-turn-helix domain-containing protein gives MTNIIEIKTVAENNKMIDVKTPHPLVNVVDFSTLKPQDKSAVSGTYTFGFYTVSIKYGKNCELKYGRNLYDYQDGTLVFMSPGQVMSVEQKKKFQPEGFALVFHPDLIRGTSLGQHIKNYSFFSYDVHEALHLSEKELEVVLECFKKIEFELKQTIDKHSKHLIVSNIELFLSYCVRFYDRQFITRDNINSDVLTKFESLLNSYFESENLKKIGIPTVSYLADQLHLSANYFGDLVKKETGKTALEYIQLAIIDAAKEKILVPGKSVSEIACELGFKHSQHFSRFFKQHVGYSPNEYRHLN, from the coding sequence ATGACAAATATTATTGAAATTAAAACCGTAGCTGAAAACAATAAGATGATTGATGTCAAAACTCCCCATCCACTTGTGAATGTGGTTGATTTTTCGACCTTGAAACCACAAGATAAATCGGCAGTGTCGGGGACTTATACATTTGGATTTTATACTGTTTCTATTAAATATGGAAAGAACTGTGAACTAAAGTATGGACGAAATTTGTACGATTATCAGGATGGAACGTTGGTTTTTATGTCTCCCGGTCAGGTAATGTCCGTTGAACAAAAAAAGAAGTTTCAGCCCGAAGGGTTTGCCCTTGTGTTTCACCCAGACTTAATAAGGGGAACTTCACTCGGGCAGCACATTAAAAACTATTCGTTTTTTTCCTACGATGTTCATGAAGCTTTACATCTTAGTGAGAAAGAGCTGGAAGTGGTTCTTGAGTGTTTTAAGAAGATTGAATTTGAGCTTAAACAGACCATTGACAAACACAGTAAGCATTTGATCGTATCAAATATTGAATTATTCCTAAGTTATTGTGTGAGGTTCTACGACAGACAGTTTATTACCCGCGATAACATAAACTCGGATGTTCTTACAAAATTTGAATCACTTTTAAATTCGTATTTCGAATCTGAAAATCTGAAAAAAATTGGAATCCCAACGGTATCCTATCTTGCAGATCAATTGCACCTTTCAGCAAACTACTTTGGTGATCTTGTAAAAAAAGAAACCGGGAAAACGGCGTTAGAGTACATTCAACTGGCAATTATTGATGCGGCTAAAGAAAAGATCCTTGTACCAGGTAAGTCTGTCAGCGAAATAGCGTGCGAGTTGGGCTTCAAGCATTCACAACATTTCTCTCGCTTCTTCAAACAGCATGTCGGTTACTCGCCCAATGAGTACAGACATTTAAATTAG
- a CDS encoding cytochrome c3 family protein translates to MEIKGTKNTGKKPGRKIWIMLLISFAAIVAISGMVTGGMIWHQQPRFCSSCHTPMNNYVQNYYRGDTTMLITKHAMGDSIKYRCVDCHESKLSEQTREGLLWVAGNYTFPFEKRKIGTRSFCMAAGCHVESKIIEATKTHKNSLFAYNQHDPRHGKQECYNCHSMHGQSVFRCNQCHKFELPKGWISPQPNGLVTNNRDKKSIF, encoded by the coding sequence ATGGAAATAAAAGGAACCAAAAATACGGGCAAAAAACCGGGTCGCAAAATTTGGATCATGCTGCTCATATCGTTTGCTGCAATTGTTGCAATATCGGGCATGGTTACCGGCGGAATGATCTGGCATCAGCAGCCCCGTTTTTGTTCATCGTGCCACACCCCCATGAACAACTATGTTCAGAATTACTATCGTGGTGATACCACAATGCTGATTACCAAACACGCGATGGGCGATTCGATTAAATACAGATGTGTCGATTGTCACGAATCAAAACTAAGCGAACAAACAAGGGAAGGACTGCTCTGGGTTGCCGGGAATTACACATTCCCATTCGAGAAAAGAAAAATAGGTACCCGAAGCTTTTGTATGGCAGCAGGTTGCCATGTTGAATCAAAGATTATTGAAGCAACTAAGACTCATAAGAATTCGTTGTTCGCTTACAATCAGCACGATCCTCGTCACGGGAAGCAAGAGTGTTACAATTGTCATTCGATGCATGGTCAATCGGTTTTCAGGTGTAACCAATGCCATAAATTTGAATTGCCAAAAGGCTGGATTTCGCCTCAGCCAAATGGACTGGTAACCAATAACAGGGATAAAAAATCAATTTTTTAG
- a CDS encoding FAD-dependent oxidoreductase encodes MDKYTKYTIENGLSRRSFLSRAMVASCAGLVGFSGCKPNSPSQETFEKDMTYGYSSDKAAQLSFLKMPERIKDADISKTETFDVVVVGAGASGVPAALSAFENGASVAVLQKENIAISQGNSGAGIDLAKSDKAGVEALVSKLMTDNAHRSNPKLLREWAYHSGEAVSWVIDRAIKSGAKVFDQGNLQQVKILEMNGYRLGFNTAYFGPKPYNNGDGMQALASYAEKAGVKFYYSTPAVQLVQTDSGKVTGVIAKTEDGKYIRFLAKKGVILATGDYQNDKAMCDYFIPDAKYYGRKQSNKTGDGFKMGYWAGGVIEPIGHTKMIHDMDGGPVTMCDMPFLAVDQTGKRFVNENVEMAVLNNYLRQSENAGQYSQIFDSNYMTQAAKWPGVLVPPEGMRNYMPDEPGPHDHVSTPFINTHKADTLEELAVKLEIDQATFVATVKRYNELAASGADTDFGKPAHQLFPINKPPFYGIHRTLRLSAVCSGLLVDENHRCLDDQGNPIKGLYAVGNLGGGFYGGVDYPLIVYGLSLGRCYTFGYLVGRHVAKLEPSA; translated from the coding sequence ATGGACAAATACACGAAATACACGATTGAAAACGGGCTGTCGCGCCGAAGTTTCCTGTCACGTGCCATGGTTGCGTCGTGTGCCGGGTTGGTTGGATTTAGCGGATGTAAACCCAACAGCCCAAGTCAGGAGACTTTCGAAAAGGACATGACTTACGGCTACAGTTCCGACAAGGCGGCTCAGCTTTCATTTCTGAAAATGCCCGAAAGAATAAAAGATGCAGACATCAGCAAAACCGAAACCTTTGATGTGGTGGTGGTTGGAGCGGGTGCATCCGGAGTTCCGGCAGCACTTTCGGCATTCGAAAATGGAGCTTCCGTCGCGGTTCTTCAAAAGGAGAATATTGCCATCTCGCAGGGTAATTCTGGCGCCGGTATCGACCTTGCGAAAAGCGACAAAGCCGGAGTGGAGGCGCTGGTTAGCAAACTGATGACCGACAATGCCCATCGGAGTAATCCCAAATTGCTCCGCGAATGGGCATATCATTCGGGTGAGGCTGTAAGCTGGGTTATCGACCGGGCAATTAAGTCCGGTGCAAAGGTGTTTGATCAGGGAAATCTCCAGCAGGTTAAAATCCTCGAAATGAATGGGTACAGGCTTGGTTTCAATACCGCGTATTTCGGACCCAAGCCATACAACAATGGCGATGGTATGCAGGCACTGGCCAGCTATGCCGAAAAAGCCGGAGTTAAATTTTATTACAGTACTCCCGCTGTGCAACTGGTTCAAACCGATTCAGGTAAAGTTACCGGGGTTATTGCTAAAACTGAAGATGGAAAATATATCCGGTTTTTAGCTAAAAAAGGAGTTATTCTCGCAACCGGCGATTACCAGAACGACAAAGCCATGTGCGATTATTTTATTCCTGACGCCAAATATTACGGTCGCAAGCAATCGAATAAAACAGGCGACGGATTCAAAATGGGCTATTGGGCTGGTGGCGTAATCGAACCCATTGGGCACACCAAGATGATTCACGATATGGATGGCGGCCCGGTTACCATGTGCGATATGCCTTTCCTGGCTGTAGACCAGACAGGCAAACGATTTGTGAATGAAAATGTGGAAATGGCTGTGCTGAACAATTACTTGCGTCAATCAGAGAATGCCGGACAATATTCACAGATATTTGATTCGAACTACATGACTCAGGCTGCCAAATGGCCGGGCGTTCTGGTACCTCCTGAAGGGATGAGAAATTATATGCCCGATGAACCTGGACCTCACGATCACGTGTCAACGCCGTTTATTAATACGCATAAGGCTGATACACTCGAAGAACTTGCCGTAAAATTAGAAATAGACCAGGCTACTTTTGTGGCAACTGTAAAACGGTATAATGAACTTGCAGCCTCCGGTGCGGATACCGATTTTGGCAAACCGGCTCATCAACTTTTCCCGATTAACAAGCCACCGTTTTACGGCATTCACCGCACGCTTCGTCTTTCGGCAGTTTGTTCGGGTCTCCTGGTGGACGAAAACCATCGGTGTCTCGATGATCAGGGCAATCCGATTAAAGGTTTGTATGCGGTAGGTAATTTGGGCGGTGGATTTTACGGTGGTGTCGATTACCCGCTAATCGTTTACGGTCTGTCGCTGGGGCGATGCTATACGTTCGGATATCTTGTCGGGAGACATGTAGCCAAATTAGAGCCGTCAGCCTGA
- a CDS encoding MBL fold metallo-hydrolase: MKKIVSCISLLVFSIFASFAQMPAPQIEGKEVYKGEDVIFHQIDEHTWIGSGHLMASESLYLVEGKTKALLIDAGTKIKDLDKIVASITKKPVMLVATHVHPDHTGSAINYFPEIYLNAADTVNIPRMMPDYKGKVIYLKDGEVIDLGGRKIEVVFTPGHTPGSTTFIDKQAGYGFSGDSFGSGNLLLTTTFSTLKATCEKMSAIMAKDGIQFLLPGHFFGKNHETKQRVDDELIICNGVLSGQIKGQENPQGMMGLNLVVNQYGVRINYNAAAIK; this comes from the coding sequence ATGAAAAAAATTGTATCGTGTATTAGCCTTTTAGTCTTTTCCATTTTTGCATCGTTTGCCCAAATGCCAGCACCGCAAATTGAAGGCAAGGAAGTTTATAAAGGTGAAGATGTTATTTTCCACCAGATCGACGAACATACCTGGATTGGTTCGGGACACCTGATGGCCTCCGAAAGTTTATATCTGGTTGAGGGAAAAACCAAGGCCCTTTTAATTGACGCCGGAACTAAAATTAAAGATTTGGATAAAATCGTGGCCTCCATCACCAAAAAGCCGGTGATGCTTGTTGCAACCCATGTTCATCCCGATCATACCGGCTCGGCCATTAATTATTTTCCTGAGATTTATCTCAACGCTGCAGACACTGTCAACATTCCACGAATGATGCCCGATTATAAAGGCAAAGTCATCTACCTGAAAGATGGTGAAGTGATCGATCTGGGCGGCAGAAAGATCGAAGTTGTATTTACACCGGGACATACGCCAGGTTCAACCACATTTATCGACAAACAAGCCGGATATGGTTTTAGTGGCGATTCGTTTGGCTCAGGAAACTTACTTCTTACCACCACTTTCTCAACCTTAAAAGCTACCTGCGAAAAAATGAGCGCAATCATGGCCAAGGACGGGATTCAATTCCTGTTACCGGGTCACTTTTTTGGAAAAAACCATGAGACAAAACAGCGTGTTGATGATGAATTAATCATCTGCAACGGAGTGTTGTCTGGACAAATTAAAGGGCAGGAAAATCCACAGGGAATGATGGGATTAAATCTGGTTGTTAATCAGTATGGAGTTCGGATTAATTACAATGCGGCAGCTATAAAATAG
- a CDS encoding MBL fold metallo-hydrolase: MKKILPLSSLSSLPMFFLLLSFSVAQAQQGSTVGAPEPEMVQPGPITKPIVIEIAANTYFINEFGMNSMYLVVGKDRALAIDAGTGFCDFKGIIEGITKLPYDVALTHGHPDHAGGIGQFDEVYIHPADTAMSMNIPYEQRVQYGEIMRNMNIGYKNVWGYTKADVTRYTKKPKIKLLHDEQVFDLGGREVMVYQAPGHSPGSVVFLDDQSRILFSGDAANGNVGTNLPVSTTVKYLIRLQKMRPQFDRMYTGHIAYAGTVNAVSQNLKVLDDVIEAFRSLLRGDAKTEEIRNHLFPERKQTVAVYGLAKVGFNPEKLWEEGEDHIVP, translated from the coding sequence ATGAAAAAAATATTACCACTAAGTAGCTTGAGTAGTTTGCCGATGTTTTTTCTTCTGCTTAGTTTTTCTGTTGCTCAGGCCCAACAGGGGTCCACTGTTGGTGCTCCTGAGCCGGAAATGGTTCAGCCTGGTCCAATAACAAAACCCATTGTTATTGAGATTGCTGCAAATACCTATTTTATCAACGAATTCGGAATGAACTCGATGTATTTGGTAGTTGGGAAAGACCGTGCTTTGGCGATAGATGCCGGTACCGGATTTTGCGACTTTAAAGGGATTATTGAAGGAATAACAAAACTTCCTTATGATGTGGCACTCACGCATGGTCATCCCGATCATGCCGGGGGTATTGGGCAGTTCGATGAAGTATATATTCATCCGGCTGATACGGCCATGTCAATGAATATTCCTTATGAGCAAAGAGTTCAGTACGGCGAAATCATGCGCAACATGAACATTGGCTACAAAAATGTGTGGGGTTATACCAAAGCCGATGTTACGAGATACACCAAAAAACCAAAGATTAAACTGTTACACGATGAGCAGGTATTTGACTTGGGTGGCCGAGAAGTGATGGTATATCAGGCCCCCGGTCATTCTCCGGGTTCGGTGGTCTTTCTCGACGACCAGAGCCGAATCCTTTTCTCGGGTGATGCAGCCAATGGCAATGTGGGTACAAATCTGCCTGTAAGCACAACCGTAAAATACCTAATCCGGCTTCAAAAAATGCGTCCGCAATTCGACCGAATGTACACCGGCCATATTGCTTATGCCGGAACTGTTAATGCCGTTTCACAGAATTTAAAAGTACTCGATGATGTTATTGAAGCTTTCCGCTCGTTGCTGCGCGGCGATGCCAAAACGGAAGAAATTCGCAACCACCTTTTCCCTGAACGAAAGCAAACGGTAGCAGTCTACGGATTGGCAAAAGTTGGTTTCAATCCTGAGAAACTCTGGGAAGAAGGGGAAGATCACATTGTTCCATAA
- a CDS encoding neutral/alkaline non-lysosomal ceramidase N-terminal domain-containing protein, with translation MTKKIFFLALVLVNSIVVFSQGKDAPAFKIGAAKIDITPKPADFPPHITGVNDNLYVRAVVIDDGTTQAALVSTDAGVWGNTWQKYTQQIEKELGIPVANIFISPSHSHSALMGVPGNDPKMALFQANLDQTVIEAVKQAKAKLQPARIAFGEGKAWLNVNRDAIDPKTRLWYQGPNPNGSSDKTVAVIKFESLSGEPIAVYYNYAMHPNTMFMSGVLSADFPGIASKYIEEYYGDKPVALWLMGAAGDQNPISTRPMMNVGKFKTNAALASGKAKDEAEAIMMGSNMDVQVDPKILARQSQMISSLGQLLAEEILNVLDNTKRYETKVSISGDQKVITCPGRKRTNAGREGAAGTYDDGDPVNIRLSLLKIGDIALTGVDAEIYNMIGQQIKSQSIFAKTIVATTTNGMANSGYIPNDEAF, from the coding sequence ATGACAAAAAAGATATTTTTTCTTGCATTGGTGCTGGTAAATAGCATAGTTGTGTTTTCTCAGGGAAAAGATGCTCCTGCTTTTAAAATTGGTGCAGCAAAGATCGACATTACACCAAAACCGGCAGATTTTCCACCCCACATAACCGGTGTGAATGATAACCTCTACGTTCGGGCGGTGGTTATTGACGATGGTACCACCCAGGCTGCTTTGGTATCAACCGATGCGGGAGTTTGGGGGAATACCTGGCAAAAATATACGCAGCAAATTGAAAAAGAATTGGGCATTCCGGTGGCGAATATTTTCATTTCGCCATCACATTCGCACAGCGCCTTGATGGGAGTGCCGGGAAACGATCCAAAAATGGCATTGTTTCAGGCCAATCTGGACCAAACGGTTATCGAAGCAGTAAAGCAAGCGAAGGCCAAACTTCAGCCTGCCCGAATTGCTTTTGGCGAAGGCAAAGCCTGGTTGAATGTCAACCGTGACGCGATAGACCCGAAAACACGCTTATGGTACCAGGGGCCAAACCCCAACGGGTCTTCGGATAAAACCGTTGCTGTAATCAAATTTGAATCTTTAAGTGGTGAACCCATTGCCGTTTATTACAATTATGCCATGCACCCCAACACCATGTTTATGAGCGGTGTATTGAGTGCCGACTTTCCGGGAATAGCATCGAAATACATCGAAGAATATTACGGAGATAAGCCAGTGGCCTTGTGGTTGATGGGTGCTGCAGGCGATCAAAATCCGATATCAACCCGACCGATGATGAATGTTGGCAAGTTTAAAACCAATGCTGCATTGGCCAGCGGTAAAGCCAAAGATGAAGCTGAAGCCATCATGATGGGTTCGAATATGGATGTGCAGGTTGATCCAAAAATACTTGCCCGTCAGTCGCAAATGATTTCGTCGTTGGGACAACTTCTCGCCGAAGAGATACTAAATGTGCTGGATAATACCAAAAGGTATGAAACAAAAGTGAGCATTTCCGGCGATCAGAAAGTGATTACCTGCCCGGGCCGAAAACGGACGAATGCCGGTCGTGAAGGGGCTGCCGGAACTTATGACGATGGCGATCCGGTAAACATCAGGCTAAGCTTGCTGAAAATCGGCGACATTGCATTAACAGGTGTCGATGCCGAGATTTACAATATGATCGGTCAGCAGATAAAAAGCCAGTCAATCTTTGCTAAAACCATTGTGGCTACAACCACTAACGGTATGGCCAATTCAGGATATATTCCGAACGATGAGGCTTTCTGA